From the Phycisphaerales bacterium AB-hyl4 genome, the window GTAGCACGTTCGAGGTCTTCGAGCGTTTTGATGAAGCCGACGCCTCGGATGAGGTATTCGACGTTGTTGATTTCGGTGACGCCTGCGCCGACGTCGAGGTTGCTTTCGCGGACGGCGTCGAGGAGATCGCGCATGTTGACGTTGTAAGCGCGCATGGCGTCGGGATCGGCTTCGACGAGGTACTCGGGCACGTAGCCGCCGATGGATGCGACTTCGCTGATGCCTTCCGCGGCGAGCAGGCCGTAGCGGACGTACCAGTCCTGGGCGGCGCGCAGTTCGTGAAGATCCCATCCGCCGACGGGGTTGCCGTCGGGGTCGTGCCCCTGGAGGGAGTACCAGAAGACCTGGCCGAGCGCGGTGGCGTCGGGGCCGAGGGCGGGGGCGACGCCATCGGGCAGTGCGTCGGCGGGTAGACTGTTGAGTTTTTCAATGATTCGGCTGCGCGACCAGTAGAACTCGATGTCGTCGTCGAAGATGATGAAGATCATCGAAAAGCCGAGCATGGACTGGCTGCGTACTTCGCGAACGCCGGGCAGGCCCATGAGGTTGACGGTGAGCGGGTAGGTGAGCTGGTCTTCAACGTCCTGAGGCGATCGGCCGGGCCATTCGGTGAAGACGATTTGCTGGTTTTCGCCGAGGTTGGGGATGGCGTCGACGGCGACGGGGTTGCGGGGGAGCCAGTCGATGTCCCAGTCGAATGGCGCGACGGCGACGCCGTAGGCGATCAGCAGCAATGCGACGAGCGCGACGACGAGCTTCTGCTCAAGGCAGAAGCGCAGCAGCGGATCGAGCAAGGTGCGCGGCGGGTTGGGGTTCTTTTCGTTCATGGCTCATGTGTCTAAGTGAACTGCTGGGGAGAGCGCGGGCCGAGGCCCGCGGCTAAATGAAGCTGTTAGTGGTTGTGCGCGTCCTCGTGCTGCGTGTCGTCAAGCTTGGGGAGGTAGGCGTCGGGGTCGGCTTCAAATGGGGGGATGCAGCCGTCGCAGCAGAACTTGATTTCGCGGTCTTCGTGGATGAAGCGCACGGGGCCGCCCATCGAATCCAGCGGGAGGTCGGTGACGAGGCAGACGTCCAGCGGATACGGGATGACGTCGTCGGGCAAATCGGCGTCGAGGTCGAGGGCGGTCAGCTCGACGGCGGGCTGTTCGCGGAACAGTTCGGCGCGGGCCATCATGCTCGGCCTGCCGCGGATCTGCAGTTCGCTGTCGATTTTGAATGCGCCGTGGGTGACGACGTGCTCGTTTTCTTCGAGGCCGTCGCGGACGATGTAGTGTGCGTTAACGCGCGGGCCGAGAGTAATGCGCCTGCCTTCGAAGGTGGGGCGGTCGGTATCGGGTTGGCGGACGTAGACGAGGGCGGCATCGCGGCCGGTGATCAGCGCGGCGGAGGCGGGGATGAGCAGCGGCGGGTTGTCGGTGTGGTGTGCCTGGGCGTGAACCTTGCCGCGCGCGAACATGCCGGGACGGAGTTGGCCTTGCGGGTTGTCGACGTTGAGGCGGACGCGCGCGGTGCGGGTGTTGTCGTCGATGACGGGTGCGATGAAAGCAACTGTGCCGTCGTGTGTTTCGCCCGGCGCGGTGGGGACGGTGAACTCGGCGGACTGTTCGACTTCGAGCCAGGGCAGGTCGGATTCGTAGGCTTGCAGTTGGAGCCAGAGCGAGGTGAGGTCGACGATGCGGACGAGGCGGTCGCCGTCGGCGAGGCGGTCGCCTTCGCGGGCGTCGAGCTCGGCGATGACGCCGGTGAGGGGGCTGCGTAGCTCGTAAGTGCGAGGCAGGTCGTCGGCGTCGATGATGCGGTCGATCTGGTCGGCGGTGAGGCCGAAGCGTTCGAGTCGAGCGCGGGCGGCGTCGAGGGCGGACTGGCTGCGCGGGCCCTGGTCGCCGCGGTGGACGAGGCGCAGCTCGCGGGCGGCGGCGGTGATGGCGGGGCTGTCGAGTTCGGCGATGACGTCGCCACGCTCGACGGGCTTCCATGGGTAGTTGGCGTGCAGGCGATGGACGTAGCTGTCGCTTCGCGCGACGAGGTCGGTGACGCGGGTTTCGTCGTAGTCGAGCTGGCCGACGAAGTGAATGGTTTTCTCAGCGGCGCGTCGCTCGACGGGTGTGGTCTGAACTTCGAGCAGGCGGAGCGAGCGTTCGCTTAAGCGGAGGATGGGGAGGTCGCCGTCGTCCTCGTCGCCGGCGTTGTCGGGCATGGGGATGAGGTCCATGCCGCAGATGGGGCAGGTGTCGTTGGGATCGTCGGAGCGGACCTCGGGGTGCATGGAGCAGTAGTACGTTTGGCCAGCGTCGGTGACGTCGTTTGTGGTATGCACGTCGGCGTCGTGATCGTGCGGACCGTCCGCGCCGGGACTGGTGAGTCGGCCGACGACGAAGCTGGCGATGAAGGCGAGCGCGAGGCCGCCAGCGAAAAGCCAGCGGCGCACTTTACGGCGGTTATCGGCTGCGGTTGGGGTGGTCATCTTGCGGTTCTCTTGTTGATGGTGCGTTGTTGGTGGTGAGTCGGCCGACGATGCGTTCGATTTCGGCGAGGCGTTGGAAGCGGTCGACGCTGATGTTTGCGTAGGTCAGTTGCGATTCCTGCAGGGCGAGCTGGGCCTGGGTCACGGATTCGAAGACGCTTTCGCCGGCGGCGTAGCTGGCCTCGGCGGATTCGAGCGCCTCGCGGGCCATGGGCACGAGGGTCTGCTCGTAGACGGCCACGCGGCGGTCGGCGTCGCGGTAGCGGGCGTAGGCGAGGCGCAGCTCGGCTTCGAGTTCGTTGAGGCGTTGGGTGCGCTGGTGTGTGGCGGACCCGAAGGCGGCGAGGGCTTCGCGTCGCTCGGCGCGGGTGCGCTGGAACCAGATGGGCACGTTGATGGAGGCGACGACAGAGACGGTGTCGCGTGCTTCGATGGCGTCGGTGTAGTCGACGCCGAGGGCGAGTTCGGGGATGCGGTTCTGGCGGGCGAGGCGGATGTTGTGGCGTTGGCTGGTGGTTTCGAAGGCGAGGGCCTGCAACTCAGGGTTGTTTTCGGTGAGGCGGGCGAGCAGGGCGGGTTCGTCGGCTTCGAGCGAACTGGGGGGGAGCGTTGTAGGCATGGGCAGATCGTGGCGAGCGGATCGGCCGATGGCTGCGTTGAGCTGGGCGATCAGGGGCGTGCGCTGAGCTTCGAGCGTGTCGCGTTCGTCGCGTGTCTGCTCCAGAGCGACGCCGGCGCGGATGACATCGGTGTAGGGGGTGTCGCCGGCTTCGAATAGCGCCTCGGCGGATTCCATGGCGTGTTCGAGGATGCGGATGTTTTCTTCGAGCACGCGGAGGGACAGGCCGAAGAGCAGGTAGTCGCTGTAGGCCTGTCGAACGCCGTCGGCGACGGCGCGGCGCTGCTGTTCGAAGCGTTGCTCGGCGGCCAGGGCCTGGGCCATGGCGACATCGCCGCGGGCTCGCAGCGTGCCGTACCAGGGGAACGCCTGGCTGAGGCCGACGGCCTGGCGATCGCCGGTGCGCTGAACCCATACGCGGTAGCTCACGGTCGGGTCCATGAGTGCCCGGGCCTGGGGGACACGTTCGAGGGCGGCGCGCCATTCATGGAACGCGGCAGCGGGGGCG encodes:
- a CDS encoding efflux RND transporter periplasmic adaptor subunit translates to MTTPTAADNRRKVRRWLFAGGLALAFIASFVVGRLTSPGADGPHDHDADVHTTNDVTDAGQTYYCSMHPEVRSDDPNDTCPICGMDLIPMPDNAGDEDDGDLPILRLSERSLRLLEVQTTPVERRAAEKTIHFVGQLDYDETRVTDLVARSDSYVHRLHANYPWKPVERGDVIAELDSPAITAAARELRLVHRGDQGPRSQSALDAARARLERFGLTADQIDRIIDADDLPRTYELRSPLTGVIAELDAREGDRLADGDRLVRIVDLTSLWLQLQAYESDLPWLEVEQSAEFTVPTAPGETHDGTVAFIAPVIDDNTRTARVRLNVDNPQGQLRPGMFARGKVHAQAHHTDNPPLLIPASAALITGRDAALVYVRQPDTDRPTFEGRRITLGPRVNAHYIVRDGLEENEHVVTHGAFKIDSELQIRGRPSMMARAELFREQPAVELTALDLDADLPDDVIPYPLDVCLVTDLPLDSMGGPVRFIHEDREIKFCCDGCIPPFEADPDAYLPKLDDTQHEDAHNH
- a CDS encoding TolC family protein, whose product is MLPHSHPRRALFALPALLLPLATGCVGPLDSERYAFDRWQQVDDRTHHTDRATPDEQPGDRDADPRHALPANPTLDDYLAYAEAHHPAPAAAFHEWRAALERVPQARALMDPTVSYRVWVQRTGDRQAVGLSQAFPWYGTLRARGDVAMAQALAAEQRFEQQRRAVADGVRQAYSDYLLFGLSLRVLEENIRILEHAMESAEALFEAGDTPYTDVIRAGVALEQTRDERDTLEAQRTPLIAQLNAAIGRSARHDLPMPTTLPPSSLEADEPALLARLTENNPELQALAFETTSQRHNIRLARQNRIPELALGVDYTDAIEARDTVSVVASINVPIWFQRTRAERREALAAFGSATHQRTQRLNELEAELRLAYARYRDADRRVAVYEQTLVPMAREALESAEASYAAGESVFESVTQAQLALQESQLTYANISVDRFQRLAEIERIVGRLTTNNAPSTREPQDDHPNRSR